In Sparus aurata chromosome 5, fSpaAur1.1, whole genome shotgun sequence, the genomic window TATTTCACACTAAATTTCATAATGAAATAATCTCTATAAGTAAActggatgctgttttctgggggaaagatCACCGAAGTCTCTgtcaggagggctgactgtCATGGTCATTTTTTCtcaacaaaaacacttggtcaATTAAGGTTTTTTGCCGTTTTTTTGACAGACGCTGATTTTCAGGCAGAtatgtgatgaagagttggtaggacaggtggaaggacagacaggaggacagacgcttctccacataaaactgcaatatttttttcatcagataagttgccaaagacagagTTTATACATTACTtctgtttggtcatgtaacattgctttgtgggataTTTGTcagtatttagttgagtgagaAAGAAACGTAActctgtctttggcaacttatatgatgaaaaaaatattgcagttatacgtggagaagcgtctgtcctagATCAAGATCAAGATCAAGATCAAGCAAACATTGGATAAACTAGGCAAGGAGTGTCACACAGTCCTGACTGTGAATGCAGGTGGTGACGTCAGTGAATCCCTTGCTGAAGATGACACGTCTCCTCGAGTGTTACAAAATATCCTGCACCAAATGGAGAAGCAACCAAACTAACACACATCAGAATTACACCCATCACATGAACACATTTCCAGAAAAATTCAATCCATTATTCAAATTGGATTGCGACCCTCGATATTTCAAATGCATctgtacaaaaaaatatataaggtCAGTATGTTTAAACCTTTTCGATCTAATAGTGCTTAATGTTTTTAAGAGCAAGGTGATGACAACTgtaaaagaaaggaaatgaaGGAATAAGAGGTCCGTTACATTTGTCTACAATAATAAACTTGCTGTGTGATCAATCTCCTCTGTAAAACCAGGATATATCACGGCATCAAGTCTAAATCCAAAAAACTTCTCTTTGGAGAACTTTGTGTAAACGATCCCCACCTCTGATGAACGCCTTTACTTACTGTAAAGCTTCTATTAACAATAAGGAATCATTGCTATTATGTACGTCTTTTAAGGGTTTGGACATGGGGGAGTCCTCGTTGTGTTTTTCAGAGTATATCAGTTCTGTAAATCTTTTGGCATGTTTTGGTGCATCCTACATAAAAACATGGTGGACACGATACACTGACCATTTTCTTCAAGAGCACTTGTGTTTGACTTGAGTTTGATAACATAAAGACGGTCCTCGAGCACACCACTACCTCTTTTTCATAAGTCTGgacctttttttattgtttgtatcAAACTGTATTGCACAGCAGTCATGTTATTTTGTCTACCTGGAGGATGCATAGGTTGTCAATGGCCTCTTTATGCGGTACAAATCTTTTTCTGTTCTAGTATTGTTAAGGAACTAAAACACATCTTATGTGTCTCACATCTAAATACAAACATCACACCCTTTTTTAACACTTCCCCAAATGAAAGGTTCCGGTGAACTACTGTGGTTGACTATATGGCAACCCAGCCAACCTTAAAACTTTAACATTAACAAGTAGGTGAGCTATTTGACTacagtttgttttggttttttttcgaAATATACAGTATCTATATACAGAGGGGCGATAATTAAACACAAAGGATCTGAATAAGGTTCTGTTTCAGTATAAGCCTTCAGTGCATCTTGGTTCATggccattatttatttaatctatttattgtatttaacatCTCCTGGTcatctatttaaatgtatttgtcttgAATCTATTTTCTTAGtatcattattacattttcaatttcagtttttaCCATGTGCATTAGTCTCAGCTTGGCAGTCATCTGTAAGCACTTTAAATTACACTCATCTGTATGAAAGGTGTACTAGCAAAAGACAGATagagtttgattgattgattgattgattgaatccTGACTCATTTGTTCAGGTTTTCGCTTCACTTAACACCAATCTTTATACTGTAAAGTGTATAAACAGAGCATTACTTAATGATTGTTATGACAAATTACATCAAAGTCTAACATCTTATCCTCATTTCTGGCCTGTGTTTGCTCGAGCACATCTAGTAGTTTAAAAAGATCTCACCAGAGTTGAAGCTCTCAGTCCAGTGACACACCAACTGCTTCTCTttcacagcacatttactgtgAGTGTACAGGAGCTGCCCTGGGTGGAGCTGCCAGCTCAGGACCACAGACGCTGGCCTTTTTTCACTTTCAGTCACGTGCCACTCAAGTTTTGAAAAAGATTTGTCAGTTCATCTTTTCAGGGACTCCTGACCTTTTTCATGTTTCAGACAATGCAGTTTAATATTGATAAGTAACACTGGTTTGggcattattaatattatattgtCATATATGAAGTCAAAGAAACAACTACACATACAAAGTCCTCGTTATCATGTGTAACTGCATTCTCTACGCAAAGGtgattgcattgtgggaaatgtaggatcctgTGTATTTAGAGCTTGACTCGTTAGAAAAATATGGATCTCTCCGTCTCTGCAGCTTTGATTTTGACAATTTCTTTAGCAAGGATGTGTGAAGTGTAGAAGTTTCAGAAAGTCACTGGAATTGTCACATCTAGTCGAGCCTATAATGCAAGTTTTCTGGTAAAAAATAGTAGTCTGAAAGGCCAAGTTTAAATAATCTTGATGAGATCTTCCACAGAGCTTAAAAAGGAGTGTTGTGAACGACATAACCATTCAAGCAGAGGTAGAGAATATTGTGTGACCAAGTATTATTTGCAAATTCAAACAGTTCCTGTTTTGCCCCATTGTAAAATCTCTATTTGGTCCAAAGTAATCCATCACAAAATCCAACCTGATtggtctctttaaaaaaaaagcaaaatagtAGCCAGTAAAAGAAAGGAACCCAACCCTTTCAGTTCTGCCCTTGTTTGTAATTCTAGATTAAAcatgaaatgaattaaattgCTGTTTATGGAGAAAACGCAAAACATATCTCAATCAATCCTGCCTATTTAGAGAGTTTTGTGCGATAAGATTTGAGATTTATCGATAATCACACTGGAAAACCTTCTTGAAGTTCAGCAGTTAGTATCATAAATAGAGACTGGGTGTACTTTTGGTAAGCTGAGTATGCTTCCACTGTTCTATCTatgctgatgatgtttttttccttgGAGACGGTGGTGGCATGTAGctcagtacatttactcaagttctgTACTTAAATAGAGTTTTGAGGCAGGCCTACTTGTACTTTACTCGAGTAGTTCCATagtctgctactttatactttcacCCCATTACATTTTGatggcaaatattgtacttttactccaccaCAATTATTTGATAACTGTAGTTACTAAGTCACCTTGCAGATTGCATGATGCCAAAGTAGTGCATTTTCAGGGCCCCGAgcacctgtgaggtccctattgtttttttttgtattatgactTTTTTGTCCCAactgatcgcatttttcactgcctgaacaagccccaaaactcaccaaacttggaatatacgtcacacctGCCGAAAAATTTCATGATCTATTCTCATcctcaatttccaccactagtTGGCGCTTTAATCAAAGAAAGTGcattttggctcataactccaatatactttgtcgcacattcaaaaaccttataccCACGCCTTCACTAAATTCTGTTGAATTTCGtcatataggccacgcccatttccgcctaccgatTTTTTCCGCAAGTTCGCGaaatgtcgcaaacctacttttttgaaCTCCTCCCAGGCCATTTTACTGATTTGCACCAAAtattgcacacagcatctgtggactctcctgacaaaaaaatattaaaaggaTTTTGATATTCccaacaatactcaagttattaaataacaacttcctgtacattttgctcaaaacacgaattgttgcatatctccacattggtctgtctgaatgacatgaaactcaggtgactacttccccatgagccactAAGGCTTTGTGAAAAAATGATAAACTTATTTTTCAAACTCCAAGGAGGATTTGCAACAAACTTTGCAAGTAGCATCTGTCGACAAAAcgtatcaaaagctttcacctacgTCACTCCTGGTAGCGTGCTCCATTTTGATGCCTCGCCATAAAACCATCAACTTATTATTacttccacatacaatttgCCATCTACTCCAAATCGCTCAAACATGTAGAGGGTCTTGCCCCGAATACGTCTACGCATCACACCCTGATGGCGGCATGCCCGACGCACGTTGACTGCGAGTGCCCATTCATCGCTGCTTGGAGCTTTAATCTcattaaatttttatttttagattggcaatcagatttaaaagcaaaacataatcagaaataaaaataatcagaaaaatgctgtaaATAGCATCCGATAATCAGCCAGGCTGATGATCAATCAACCCGCACTATtcagtatatactgtacatatgtAATACATTATGTATAATTCACTTATACTTTTAATACGTTTGATATGGGATACCATAAGACTTTTGCTCAAGTACTATTCATGTGGATGACTTTCAATTTTTCAAAGATCTTTTGAAGATCACACTTACTGCTCCCCTTTCACACTGCCTACATATGTGCTGCGTGTTTACCAGGGGAGTTGCCGGCTGAGGTcaatttttttcatatcaagAGACGGAATGTGTACAGAGGTGTCAGTGCTGCCTAAGATGTTGCACTGCATCTAAACACTTTACCTGTAACAAACAACACCACTTTATATTTCtaaataatcatttatttacatgtttgttgcACTACTGACACAATTCAAAATGAACATACTGATAGCCCAATTACATatgaaaatactgtatatttggaCAATAATGCAAGAGCACAAAGTTTAGAAAAGTGATgaccccacccccacccacccttGCCCTCTCCCGCTGGACTACACTGTCAGAGCAAGAAACATGTACTGAAAGAAAACCTCCAAGAAAAATCATTCAATAAATGATAGTGTAAAATGTTCAGTCTTTTTGAAAATTCACGAGTCAACTGGTGGCTTCATTTACAGTCAGTCACTGATGGAAAGTTCTCATCTTCTCTCCTCAGAGAGGCGTGGTTGGGGTGGAGGCAGTGGTGGGGACAGTCACTGGGTGCAGCCCCAGATCCAGGGATGGAGTTTCTTCTAGAGGTGGGGGGCTCTTCTTCTGGGCCTCCAGCTTCTCCGTCAGCTGGGTGTACAGCTCCTTCACCGGCTCGCTGCTCTGTggagaaagtgaaaaaataaagtgtcAGTACAACACATGAAACTGCTCTGTTTTAAAGCTCTTATTTGAAATGATTACTGGATAGATGCAATATTTTAGGTCTGTGTCACTGTATGTGGATATtatgctgttttcttttgttctatttttttttcttttcagagctGCTTTATATATAGGACAGCTTGGAATGtgtgaggacacagcctctgtataTGAGGACACATGTCCTATCACCTGAGCCACCCCAAGGCGCCCCTCAATTTCAACTGATGTTTGGGGCACATACCAATTCCTGTAAGCATACTGCAATTTGACACTTCCTATTTAAGGCTAGATGTGGCTTCAAGATATGAAGCATATAATGTAAGAGGAGGAAGTAACAGCACATTTCCTTACATAAAAATAGGTGCAGTCTATACTGTCGTTCTTTAACAGTTCACACCATATACTGGGTGAAGATATAACCCCTGTGAAACAGGTTTATCAAGTAAAaacgtttttcattttttttgttgtacacATAGGACACAGTTTACTGCTTTGAACTTCAGATGGATTTTTTGTATGTGATTCTGAAATAATTTGTTATATCATAATAAGTATCAATATCTTTACTAGTATCAGGATAAATTGTTCAATCATATCAAGCAGCCTGATGTGTATGTCAGTATGTAGCACCCTGTTTACCATATGTAGTACAATTGgctgatttatttatctattacTTAACATGCCACTTGAATAGGTGACTAAGGCAATTGTTTTCCATGTTTTCCCCAGTTTAAAGCCCCCCTCcagtcagtagccccattcacacaaaTCTCAGATGCGACGAGGGGTGAAGTTCCATTGCGTAGTATCAGAGGCATTGGCGAATTGAacctgtgtgaatggataagctggCAGCACACAGCGGGGGGGTGTCAGTCTGATGATGTTCACAGTGTTTAATAAAACCAAACAGATCCTTCACGcaacaaaataaagagtaaTGTCCCACAAAGCGATGCTACATGAACAAGCAATAATGAAGTGGTAACTGGttgtgtctttggcaacttatatgagggtaaaaaaacacagttacacatggagaagtgtctgtcctcctgtctgtcctaccgactctacCAAAACCTTAACTCActatgtgtttgtctccttccactattgtgttgttgtagttactgtcttgaAAAATCACCACAACGCCAGCCCTCCCCACTGAGACTTTAGTGAACTTTGCCCTAGAAAACGGCCTCCCTCCCTGCGAGAAAGACAGTTCAACAGGTTCCTGTTCACTGATGCCGACTATGTtagagcgaaaaacgtaacttatACAAATTGGGTTGAAATATATGAGGtattttgaaaaacactgttttttatGTGATTAGACAACTTATAAACTTCCAAAAAGTGTCACTGTGGGACtgtaaaggcaggaacacaccagcccaaccgttggacgtctgaagcgtttggagagactcggaagaggtcgggaacaaatatgtttggtgtgttcagctgcgtcggaagctttcggagccgcgcggacgttgtcggatccgactgagcattcgaagtctgaggaggagggccgtcggacgtctgagccattggatcctctgattggttgtgtgccagctgaatggccgttctgattggcggtgtgctggcgaatcaccgcggtgtgtgggagggacggaatactgtgtgcgctttgtttttctatgcactccgttccgtcattccccgttttcatgttttgcagtagtggcaccagactagttgttacgtccgttcaggacgaattaatttgtgtaagtttggtaaagcctcgctgcatgtttagtatgcagctgttttttatcggaaatagttaagtttcgttttgatcgaaagtaaagagagttgcatgcataaggttctcgtttacaattcacaacacaagcgccacccgcttattgcatctcgcgcaagcgcagaacgtacacgctactgtggcgtaggcagcacgtcgaagcggtgtgttcaatgcaacttttctgccgaacgggtcagacaagaggcaacggagtggtcggagagtggtcggataagacagttggacgtctgggcggtgtgtgggggccttaagttAGGCAGACTTTTTCTTGATTCTACCAGTCTCTAAAATTCTGGTCCATTTCAAGGCACAAGCGGAAAGTAGAAAGGAAGCCAACCTGTTTTGGAGGTTCAAGAGTTTTCGTCAAGGTTTCCATGTACGATGGTAGCACCTTGTGGTGAAGATGCAGCAACATTCGGAGGGTGTGTCTATGGACATTCTCTTTACTGGAAAATATTCAGGCAGGAACAAAGATGGTCAATAGACATGGCAGTAACAAGAATATAAACAATTGTACACTTCAGTCcactttgtgttttatgctcATAATGCACTTAAAAACTGCACTGATAAAATTAACCTACCTGGAAAAAGAAGTCAGAAGGAAGCCATCAAAGACAACGGAACAAAACTCTTCAGATCCAAACTCATCAGAAAGCAGTGTGAGGTGTCCAGTCAGCAGGTGCAGGAAGATGTCCCCAAAGGCCATGTCATTGTAGGTTTCCACTGTGGGGGAGCAGAGACAATCTCGTATTTTATCACTTCTTcaataacaaagaaaacagcaagAACATGGAACCATAaagtttaaaggagaactttggtcgatttaaacatgcagcttcattgctcaagctacccttgacttgccagtactgaagaTGCGAAaacattacagagctccgtgaacggagatttagcattgacagctaacagcatggggtcagaacttcacactgtgttttaagcgtcttaacatgctccacatctcacaccaaaagttatgcaacatcagcagacaccttagcacacagcactgtagcgtgtatgactcaaactgaataaaaaagtagttaaaacagtgtgtttgtgcaaggagctacttccctgtttgttgacatcggcgtcttccggtagctagaccaaactagtcaatccgtcgagcgtgcacttactccctcactggcggagacggaaacgtaatccagcattttcgtgtttctgttcataatgtacatgtccatgttacagcctgtcacgagccatgagccttacaatagcctgttaagcctgttgagcgcacgctcgacggattgactagtttggtctagctaccggaagacacagatgtcaacaaacaggtaagtagctccttgcacaaacacagtgttttaactacttttttattcagtttgagtcatacacgctacagtgctgtgtgctaaggtgtctgctgatgttgcataacttttggtgtgagatgtggagcatgttaagacgcttaaaacacagtgtaaagttctgaccccatgctgttagcgttcaatgctaaatctccgttcacggagctctgtaatggctggaccaaatttgttcgcgtcttcggcactggcaagtcaagggtaaattgagcaatgaagctacatgtttaaatcgaccgaagttctcctttaactatCGTGAAGTAACAAAAATTCAGGGAAAGAGCGATACTCACCCAGCCCAGGTAGTAACCTCTGTAAGGCATTCTTGTTCCTAAGTTTGGCGATGTGGAGGACGTAGTAGAGACCCATTTCACAGGCCACTCTGTTCTCCTGCAGGTACCTGGGTGGGGTGGGGAATACttgacattttttcacaattcaccacaaagaaagaaaaacatcccTTTCTAAAGGAGCATTACAAGGAGTGCCTTGAAATTCCAGTTTTCTGACAGTTTTCAGTCCAGAGATTTTTGACAGCTGCCTTGACTGCAGTCCACTGCATCCAGATAAGCAGTCTAATGTAAGCTGCTTGTGAGCTGGAGTTGAATCTGACCATGAGCATGTTTACattaaagaacagaaacaaataaagaaCCATTTAGGTGATATGAGAAAACTGTGGATTTTTtcagagacaaaaagacaaagaacatACTATGCTTCAACTGATGTATCATCAGTTGAAGCATAGTTAAGCTGATGGTTATTTCTTCACTGAATTGTTTagattataaaatgtcagaaaaaagtgGTGATGTCGACTGTTTTCTTGTTGTGTCAGACCGACAGTCTAGAAAACAACCAAAATATTGACTTCACAGAGGAATATCAGAGAATAAAGAAGCAACTCCTAATATTTCGGCAGACTGGGGAATGATTAGCatttttgttttggaaaaatgacatacttaaattattttttatcttttatttttctaaagactttttctggcatagacacctttattaagcagtagacagataggaaacatgggagagagagggggttgtgacatgcagcaaaggacctccagctgggattcgaaccggggtcggctgcgtatgtggcatgcactctaaccactccaCCACCTGCAAACCCCATACTCACCTTATTAATGTATTATTAAAACTGTTATTAGTGTGTTCAACTCAACTGGGGTTTTAGAAAGCATAGTGACTTTCAACTTCAACAAACGTCTGCAGTGTTTGGTTCCCTCATCAAGAACAAACTAATGTAAtgaatacatactgtacattatatACAGTCATGGTCAAACGTCTCTCAtacagctctcatgtttctgtgatgaatgagtggaacacaaactactttgtcccaaaaacattcatgaagtttggttcagtaattgatttattataggtcttctcAAAATATGACCAAATCTACTGGATCAGTCATTCTAATTTTTGGTTGAATGTCTCGTGGCCATTTTCACCTCAATCTGGTGCTTTCAATAGCCATCCACCAGCTTCTGGTCATCCTCTGGCTGAATTTCTAACCACTCCTCTTGACAGAATCAGTGAAGTTTACCTGCAATCGTTGGCTTCCTGGcacagacttgtttcttcaTGTTCTCGATAGGGTTGaagtcaggactttgggaagTGTTTGTTATTGAGTCTAATGGGCGTATCAAACAAATCCTATTAAAATGGGCCCAGGAATGTCACCAGCTGTTATCAATCATAATCACTCAGTagaagttaagaggccatgctacAGAGAACATATGATTCACACAAAATTCTATAATTATCAGAATTGCTCATTCAAGTTACCgtgtgtatatttttgatccagcagatttgaTCACATTTTCAGAGGACCTATAATAAATAACTGCTGAACCAAATCATGTTCCCTCTCTCTGGCTGCGAAGCTTTACCTGTTGAAGGTTTCAGGCAGAGTTGTGGGGTATGACAGCGAACTCTTCTCCTCACTTGGAAGCTTCTGTTCCACGGTGAAGGTGTGATCATCAACAACCACTGACATCATGGCAGGCAGGAAGCGGGTCACTACCTCCAGATCCTGAGAGCAGGCGCAGAGGAAGACAAATGAATGTCAACGACTTGCAGCCAATTTATTTACATctgttttaatgaaatgaaaatgaaaatgactccATTTTTGAACCATTTACAGCCAGAATTTAGCAGTTACTAAAAAACCTGCACGGATACAACTGAGGTGATCTACTGTACGTACCAACCGAGGCTCTTTAAAGACCTGGCTGTCAATCATGTCCCATGCCCCCTGACCCAGCGACAgcatcctcagcagcagcatcaggtCCGGACTGTCctgttcacaaacacacattacacGCTGTTGATataatgaagtgtgtgtgtgtgtgtgtgtgtgtgtgtgtgtgagggaaccTCATAGTGACTGCAAATTTACTTTGGTGCTATAGAATCAacctccatgtttgtttgcaATACCTCCCGCATAGAAAAGCCCTGCTTCCATAATAGCTTACATACATCTAATTGCTTTTTTCATGGTGTTATTTCAAGAAATACTTCTTAATCTTAAACACCTGTATGCTGCTTTTAtagaaaatgacagcttgagtttacCCCAGACTAGCAGTTCACCAGACCAGCAGTAGGATGTTGTTGTTGGCTAGATTTGGTTTACCAAAGACATTAGCAGAGCAGcataataaacaaaacactactatatacacaaacacatctatAAATGTAAAAGCTACAGCTGAAATAAACACGTTGGTTGGTGTAAGCAGCAGTGATTTGacttattattataatatatatttaatccCTTTTCAGGTTTAAtggtacttgtactttattatgaagcaactcatacacacatactcgcggtagaaaaaaaaaatcaatgaataattgGTTGATtgaataaaagcttttttccATCAATTTAGATCAGCAGTCTTGCACTTGCTCCTAAAATGTAAGCATTCCTGGATTATAATCAtcattaatttaatatttttggattTTGACTGTTGAtcagacaaaagaagaaatCTTAAGACACCTTCTAAGCTTCTAATGTGTACGTTCTACGATTAAATAACTAATAAAGGCACAGCACATATCCTCTTATAACTTAAGTAATGCTAGCTGTAAAATAATCAATCAGACCAAATGACAGTTTGACAGCACAATAAATCATGTGACATAATGAAGACTAGCATTGTCTCACTTTGTTACAATCTGTTTCTGAAATCTGCCAGGAGCGAACCCTCTTCCAAAATAAACCAATAGAGGAtctcaagaaaagaaaacatatcgTTGTCAGAGTTACGTCTGGACAAGTGTCTGGAAGTGCTGTGTCATctttaaagagtttttttttttccttagaTTGTGGCAAGTAGGCAGGgagtggagaggaaaaaaaatcctgcctGCTTTCGATTTGAATGGACAAATCTAAAGCCAATTTTGGGATTAAATCcacctaaatcctacacactggacctttcaAAACTACACTGTTTGGATTCAAGTTTCCTTAGTAGaggtctttttcctttttttgctgGCTTCACAGCTTTGTATGTTTCTCTCGACATCAACACCACCTGCTGTAAATGAGGAGAACACCATGACAACATATGCACGATCCCGTCAGGATGTTTTCTGTGTCTTCCTGCACAGTATGCTCACCCTGGGTAAAGAATCCTGACTTAGCAGCTCTTGCAGGTTCCTCATGATACTCAGGACCAGGGTGTTACAAGCAAATGGGTCACACAGGATCATGGACAGGTCCCTGGAATGCACACAAACTCTCCAAAGATTAATTCACCCTTTCATTAAAGATGAGCAGCTGTGTTCATAAACTGTAAGCATATTCTCATCTGTTACCCAAGGACTTGTTCTTGTCCTTTCTTCACTCCATCCAGGAAACCTTGCAGCTCTCTGGCTCGCTTGCCATCCACAAACTTCTCACGGATGCAGGCGTCTAAACACCAGGTGAACTGTCACAGCACATAAAAGACACACAATGGAGAAACACAAATGAAGCACATGGTGCTGGGTCTTCAGTGATACAGTGGTGTTACTCAAATGATTCGCCATTACTGTTTGTGTCCTTTACCTTATGGCAGGGGTCAACAGAGCAGATCTCACTGATGTCCAGGTCGTGAAGAGACATGAGCAGCTCTGCTCTCAGTGTGCAGTAGTGGACATTTCGCGTTCGCAGGAAGAGCGTTCGTAAGAACTGCAGCACCATGTCGTACAGCTTCACGTTTTTTCCAATCATCTGCGTCAGTTTAAGGACCACCTACA contains:
- the nelfb gene encoding negative elongation factor B; the protein is MSKERKMFAGLPELGISNGEDLKETLTNCTEPLKAIDQFQMENGILLPTLQSALPFLDLHGTPRLEFHQSVFDELRDKLMERVATIAEGKEEDRYGKLEELLEKSFPLVKMPSIQPVVMQVLKHLPKVPEKKLKLVMADKELYKVCAVEVKRQIWQDNQALFGDEVSPLLKQYIVEKEAALFSSDLSILHNFFSPSPKTRRQGEVVLKLTQMIGKNVKLYDMVLQFLRTLFLRTRNVHYCTLRAELLMSLHDLDISEICSVDPCHKFTWCLDACIREKFVDGKRARELQGFLDGVKKGQEQVLGDLSMILCDPFACNTLVLSIMRNLQELLSQDSLPRDSPDLMLLLRMLSLGQGAWDMIDSQVFKEPRLDLEVVTRFLPAMMSVVVDDHTFTVEQKLPSEEKSSLSYPTTLPETFNRYLQENRVACEMGLYYVLHIAKLRNKNALQRLLPGLVETYNDMAFGDIFLHLLTGHLTLLSDEFGSEEFCSVVFDGFLLTSFSSKENVHRHTLRMLLHLHHKVLPSYMETLTKTLEPPKQSSEPVKELYTQLTEKLEAQKKSPPPLEETPSLDLGLHPVTVPTTASTPTTPL